In the Pseudoliparis swirei isolate HS2019 ecotype Mariana Trench chromosome 21, NWPU_hadal_v1, whole genome shotgun sequence genome, one interval contains:
- the tmem179ba gene encoding transmembrane protein 179B → MALPWLLLLELALYISCFVCGIVTAAAITIVQGNFGGRCMLYGVVKYNDTADLIGIQSASSSSLCYFVSAVSVTVAVVCFSLSLYGLYMYCVDGEVSRQRTWMSVIMALSAVFLFFLLITGCVAKIGRDSLCNSVIKSVPNVTSCEEAQTRKWVRPLEGARFYNSLVKAETAVWVNFFLWLIIGALVVFQRRRGSGSKNIAGGSGGPAGGLFADAGVTAAETEPFFNRS, encoded by the exons ATGGCGTTaccctggctgctgctgctggagttggCTCTGTACATCAGCTGTTTCGTCTGTGGGATTGTTACCGCCGCAGCCATCACCATCGTCCAG GGTAACTTCGGAGGCCGCTGCATGCTGTATGGAGTCGTCAAATACAACGACACGGCCGACCTGATTGGAATCCAGTCGGCCAGCTCCTCGTCCCTGTGCTACTTTGTGTCGGCCGTCTCGGTCACGGTGGCGGTGGTGTGTTTCTCCCTGTCTCTGTACGGCCTCTACATGTACTGCGTCGACGGGGAAGTCTCAAG GCAGCGCACGTGGATGAGCGTCATCATGGCGCTGAGCGCCGTCTTCCTGTTCTTCCTGCTCATCACGGGCTGCGTGGCGAAGATCGGACGGGACTCGCTCTGCAACTCGGTCATCAAGAGCGTTCCCAACGTcaccag CTGTGAAGAGGCCCAGACCAGAAAGTGGGTCAGGCCACTTGAAGGGGCGAGGTTCTACAACAGTCTGGTCAAAGCCGAG ACGGCGGTGTGGGTCAACTTCTTCCTCTGGCTCATCATCGGAGCGCTGGTGGTCTTCCAGAGGCGTCGCGGTTCAGGGTCTAAGAATATCGCCGGAGGGTCCGGCGGGCCGGCCGGAGGGCTTTTCGCCGACGCCGGGGTAACGGCTGCAGAGACGGAGCCATTTTTTAACCGCTCCTAA
- the brms1 gene encoding breast cancer metastasis-suppressor 1 isoform X1: MPAQPHAREPEEEMEAEGESQLPEANGGVAQLCGDERGGERGEEAMEDSAEERDSDLDDSEDEEEEEESSEMDDEDCERRRGECLDEMLDLENQFQELKEKLFRERQNQVKVKLDEVLTGKAGEYREPLVSLQESMQIQTQVAGVYRELCLQVIQHKYECEQQGAMQHLESERTLLVDAMKTELLEKMRRLEEDRRSTDLTSGTANTTSSGAVRSLTATINVWTKNEWSDEMRGKKCKRKNLLGGSERRKKVALVSGPFIVYMLRDIDILEDWTAIKKAKAALLPSKKKVESKTVIIRGAD, from the exons ATGCCCGCCCAACCCCATGCaagggagccggaggaggaaaTGGAGGCAGAAGGGGAGTCACAACTCCCTGAGGCAAACGGAGGGGTGGCGCAGCTGTGCGGGGATgaaagaggaggcgagagaggagaggaggccatGGAGGACAGCGCAGAGGAGCGGGATAGCGACCTGGACGAtagtgaagatgaagaagaggaggaggagagttcaG AAATGGACGATGAAGACTGTgagcggaggagaggggaaTGTCTCGACGAGATGCTGGATCTGGAAAATCAATTTCAGGAACTAAAGGAGAA GTTGTTTCGGGAGCGACAGAACCAGGTGAAAGTGAAGCTGGACGAGGTGCTGACGGGGAAGGCCGGAGAATACAGAGAGCCACTGGTTTCACTGCAGGAGAGCATGCAGATACAAACGCAAGTGGCTG gggtGTACAGAGAGCTGTGTCTGCAGGTGATCCAACACAAGTACGAGTGTGAACAACAGGGAGCAATGCAGCACctggag AGCGAGCGGACGTTGCTGGTTGACGCCATGAAGACAGAACTGCTGGAGAAGATGAGaagactggaggaggacagacggAGTACAGACCTCACCTCGGGTACGGCCAACACGACCTCATCAGGAGCCGTCCGTAGTTTAACTGCCACGATCAATGTTTGGACAAAAAACG AGTGGAGCGATGAGATGAggggcaagaagtgtaaacgaAAGAACCTGCTGGGTGGGtcggagagaagaaagaaagtagCTCTGGTTTCAG GGCCTTTCATCGTCTACATGTTGAGAGACATCGATATCCTTGAAGACTGGACGGCTATCAAGAAG GCCAAAGCAGCACTGCTACCATCAAAGAAGAAAGTTGAAAGTAA AACGGTGATAATACGAGGAGCTGACTGA
- the brms1 gene encoding breast cancer metastasis-suppressor 1 isoform X2, which produces MPAQPHAREPEEEMEAEGESQLPEANGGVAQLCGDERGGERGEEAMEDSAEERDSDLDDSEDEEEEEESSEMDDEDCERRRGECLDEMLDLENQFQELKEKLFRERQNQVKVKLDEVLTGKAGEYREPLVSLQESMQIQTQVAGVYRELCLQVIQHKYECEQQGAMQHLESERTLLVDAMKTELLEKMRRLEEDRRSTDLTSGTANTTSSGAVRSLTATINVWTKNEWSDEMRGKKCKRKNLLGGSERRKKVALVSGPFIVYMLRDIDILEDWTAIKKAKAALLPSKKKVEKR; this is translated from the exons ATGCCCGCCCAACCCCATGCaagggagccggaggaggaaaTGGAGGCAGAAGGGGAGTCACAACTCCCTGAGGCAAACGGAGGGGTGGCGCAGCTGTGCGGGGATgaaagaggaggcgagagaggagaggaggccatGGAGGACAGCGCAGAGGAGCGGGATAGCGACCTGGACGAtagtgaagatgaagaagaggaggaggagagttcaG AAATGGACGATGAAGACTGTgagcggaggagaggggaaTGTCTCGACGAGATGCTGGATCTGGAAAATCAATTTCAGGAACTAAAGGAGAA GTTGTTTCGGGAGCGACAGAACCAGGTGAAAGTGAAGCTGGACGAGGTGCTGACGGGGAAGGCCGGAGAATACAGAGAGCCACTGGTTTCACTGCAGGAGAGCATGCAGATACAAACGCAAGTGGCTG gggtGTACAGAGAGCTGTGTCTGCAGGTGATCCAACACAAGTACGAGTGTGAACAACAGGGAGCAATGCAGCACctggag AGCGAGCGGACGTTGCTGGTTGACGCCATGAAGACAGAACTGCTGGAGAAGATGAGaagactggaggaggacagacggAGTACAGACCTCACCTCGGGTACGGCCAACACGACCTCATCAGGAGCCGTCCGTAGTTTAACTGCCACGATCAATGTTTGGACAAAAAACG AGTGGAGCGATGAGATGAggggcaagaagtgtaaacgaAAGAACCTGCTGGGTGGGtcggagagaagaaagaaagtagCTCTGGTTTCAG GGCCTTTCATCGTCTACATGTTGAGAGACATCGATATCCTTGAAGACTGGACGGCTATCAAGAAG GCCAAAGCAGCACTGCTACCATCAAAGAAGAAAGTTGAAA AACGGTGA
- the prox3 gene encoding prospero homeobox 3, translating to MMDSPTDLFDDSAAQMHAFAPTHSSSDLTGGHSQPGAGRLPPAFRPPGFPLIHHLLQPSGAPRRIGGQLNANLSTHRHLEDRDSEEERGERDGQVEHRMEGGEDGVMKGEDGVLGVKKRHGDAALSAEWSQDVLKVKRMKLESRSRNGEAEVGSRRREGGREGKRREREELKEQLEEARERLQALQEKVWRAFGEKHMAEEEKEMRCRNRGGGEDEGEGDAGMMLEEEDITEGLYDEEDIDGGEIEKETFSLLSVSPFDNFHKQREERQTDRGGRMERGKGGGGLHLEGVMEGAGLWLDCGGLARGDWHGGVEDEGEEGGQKFAQALKVELGSAVARVIDRVLRLYAEVAGVAPSSPPAAIAFLPPGAGNDGGGEREVWMGLLTRGRGEDTPRGKEEKTGRQDGEREKRSNGSGPPPGQPRLAEASDLAMPLAVQRSPDIRKAHPPFGPPLSAHLNPSHPNLSLHHPSLPRPPPLSHPNLLPPASQPKDLSSSSFHLSSSSSSSSSSSFPAPPPPPPPPPLPLPLLHYSMQQLFSRSLHHAQLPHLHPSRKDYLNSDPFLEFSAHPSFPPLPLLGHLDPSLARHAHGGRERGMRGDGGMRGGGGMDGGELYLTAGGIYSQEGLSPCHLKKAKLLFFYARYPSSNTLKTYFPDVKFNRCVTSQMIKWFSNFREFFYIQMERFARQAVREALTREGAPRLGRENQLRVGRDTELYRILNMHYNKSNVYQVPERFIEVSDMALREFYSAIWTARDSDPCWKKGIYKIICKLDSPVPDAFRLPGCPVG from the exons TGATGGATTCCCCCACGGATCTTTTCGATGACTCAGCTGCCCAGATGCACGCATTCGCTCCTACTCACAGCTCCTCAGACCTCACTGGAGGTCATTCTCAGCCCGGCGCCGGGCGCCTTCCTCCAGCCTTCAGGCCCCCCGGATTCCCCCtcatccaccacctcctccagcccAGTGGAGCCCCCAGGAGGATTGGAGGGCAGCTCAATGCCAACttgagcacacacagacacctggaAGACAGAGAttcagaagaagagagaggagagagggacggaCAGGTGGAGCataggatggagggaggagaggacggagTGATGAAGGGAGAGGACGGCGTGCTGGGGGTGAAGAAAAGGCACGGCGACGCCGCCCTCTCCGCCGAGTGGAGCCAGGACGTCTTGAAAGTGAAAAGAATGAAGCTGGAGAGCCGATCCAGAAACGGAGAGGCTGAGGTGGGAAGCAGGAGgcgcgagggagggagggaggggaagagaagagagagggaggagttgaAAGAGCAActggaggaggccagagagagaCTGCAGGCCCTGCAGGAGAAGGTGTGGAGGGCTTTTGGGGAAAAGCACATggcagaagaggagaaggagatgaggtgcagaaacagaggaggaggagaagatgaaggagaaggagacgcTGGAAtgatgttggaggaggaggacatcacaGAAGGGTTGTATGATGAAGAGGACATCGACGGCGGAGAGATAGAAAAGGAAACGTTCTCCCTCCTTTCTGTCTCCCCTTTTGACAACTTCcacaaacagagagaggagaggcaaacagacaggggagggaggatggagagaggaaaaggaggaggagggttgcaCTTGGAGGGCGTGATGGAGGGAGCGGGGTTGTGGTTGGATTGTGGCGGGCTGGCGAGGGGCGACTGGCACGGGGGGGTAGAAGACgagggcgaggagggagggcaGAAGTTTGCTCAGgcgctgaaggtggagctgggcAGCGCCGTGGCTCGGGTCATCGACCGGGTGCTCCGCCTCTACGCCGAGGTGGCAGGCGtcgctccctcctctcctcccgccgCCATCGCCTTCCTGCCGCCTGGCGCGGGGAACGACGGCGGCGGGGAGAGGGAAGTGTGGATGGGACTCTTGacgagaggaaggggggaggataCACCGCGGGGCAAGGAGGAAAAGACGGGACggcaggatggagagagggagaagaggagcaaCGGGAGCGGCCCGCCTCCGGGGCAGCCTCGCCTCGCCGAAGCGTCGGACCTGGCGATGCCATTGGCCGTCCAGAGGTCACCTGACATCCGAAAAGCCCACCCACCGTTCGGCCCGCCTCTCTCTGCTCACCTGAATCCCTCTCACCCGAACCTCTCCCTTCATCACCCGTCCCTCCCTcgccctccccctctttctcaccCCAACCTCCTGCCTCCGGCGTCGCAACCCAaggacctctcctcctcctccttccacctgtcctcctcctcctcctcctcttcctcctcgtccttccccgcgcctcccccccctccgccccctcccccgctccctctcccccttctccaCTACTCCATGCAGCAgctcttctctcgctctcttcacCACGCTCAGCTGCCCCACCTCCATCCGTCCCGCAAGGACTATTTGAACTCCGACCCCTTCCTGGAGTTCTCCGCTCACCCCTCTTTCCCGCCGCTCCCCTTGCTCGGCCACCTCGACCCCTCCCTCGCGCGCCACGCTcacggaggcagagagagagggatgaggggagacggagggatgagaggaggaggagggatggacgGAGGAGAGCTCTACCTGACTGCCGGGGGAATAT ACAGCCAGGAGGGCTTGTCTCCGTGCCACCTGAAGAAAGCCAAGCTCTTGTTCTTCTACGCGCGCTATCCCAGCTCCAATACGCTCAAGACTTACTTCCCCGATGTCAAG TTTAACCGCTGCGTGACCTCCCAGATGATTAAATGGTTCAGTAACTTCAGAGAGTTCTTCTACATCCAGATGGAGCGCTTCGCACGTCAGGCTGTCCGCGAGGCTCTCACCCG GGAGGGTGCACCTCGTCTGGGCAGAGAGAATCAGCTGCGAGTGGGCCGTGACACAGAGCTGTACCGCATACTGAACATGCACTACAATAAAAGTAACGTCTACCAG GTACCAGAGAGATTCATCGAGGTATCAGACATGGCCCTGAGGGAGTTTTACTCAGCCATTTGGACTGCGAGAGACAGCGACCCCTGCTGGAAGAAAGGGATATATAAAATCATCTGTAAGCTCGACAGTCCTGTTCCAGATGCCTTCCGGCTGCCCGGTTGTCCTGTTGGCTGA
- the brms1 gene encoding breast cancer metastasis-suppressor 1 isoform X3, producing MPAQPHAREPEEEMEAEGESQLPEANGGVAQLCGDERGGERGEEAMEDSAEERDSDLDDSEDEEEEEESSEMDDEDCERRRGECLDEMLDLENQFQELKEKLFRERQNQVKVKLDEVLTGKAGEYREPLVSLQESMQIQTQVAGVYRELCLQVIQHKYECEQQGAMQHLESERTLLVDAMKTELLEKMRRLEEDRRSTDLTSEWSDEMRGKKCKRKNLLGGSERRKKVALVSGPFIVYMLRDIDILEDWTAIKKAKAALLPSKKKVESKTVIIRGAD from the exons ATGCCCGCCCAACCCCATGCaagggagccggaggaggaaaTGGAGGCAGAAGGGGAGTCACAACTCCCTGAGGCAAACGGAGGGGTGGCGCAGCTGTGCGGGGATgaaagaggaggcgagagaggagaggaggccatGGAGGACAGCGCAGAGGAGCGGGATAGCGACCTGGACGAtagtgaagatgaagaagaggaggaggagagttcaG AAATGGACGATGAAGACTGTgagcggaggagaggggaaTGTCTCGACGAGATGCTGGATCTGGAAAATCAATTTCAGGAACTAAAGGAGAA GTTGTTTCGGGAGCGACAGAACCAGGTGAAAGTGAAGCTGGACGAGGTGCTGACGGGGAAGGCCGGAGAATACAGAGAGCCACTGGTTTCACTGCAGGAGAGCATGCAGATACAAACGCAAGTGGCTG gggtGTACAGAGAGCTGTGTCTGCAGGTGATCCAACACAAGTACGAGTGTGAACAACAGGGAGCAATGCAGCACctggag AGCGAGCGGACGTTGCTGGTTGACGCCATGAAGACAGAACTGCTGGAGAAGATGAGaagactggaggaggacagacggAGTACAGACCTCACCTCGG AGTGGAGCGATGAGATGAggggcaagaagtgtaaacgaAAGAACCTGCTGGGTGGGtcggagagaagaaagaaagtagCTCTGGTTTCAG GGCCTTTCATCGTCTACATGTTGAGAGACATCGATATCCTTGAAGACTGGACGGCTATCAAGAAG GCCAAAGCAGCACTGCTACCATCAAAGAAGAAAGTTGAAAGTAA AACGGTGATAATACGAGGAGCTGACTGA